A genomic region of uncultured Paludibaculum sp. contains the following coding sequences:
- a CDS encoding glycosyltransferase family 39 protein — protein sequence MIAALTSIASALFVCAACYCTGRIVTPGRPFPWPVRMVLGMAVLSCIFFFLLESGLGYPPAFILVGVAAIGGFAAVIGPRVGPRQISFPVPVLVMLGVYAVLYGMHALAPETGYDATGYHLGLPMEWLRNGGFPNRIGFYELLPQGMETIYGFALSLNADSVAPALVHFACLFATVALLLSVGKKLELPTWAAPCTSVVFVACPSVGVSATSAYTDIAFVLATLVTFYLVLDLWPDSSPASWALAGVAAGFCYSVKLPGLVVPAAIIIVLLIKRRLPELAGFAAGAFMIAAPWMGRALFSTWNPVAPMLNTVFRNIWFSPETDSYLRGVFQFLSPNGLREFSVLDDIAFHGSRLGLIGPIVIAAPLGLLGLWKKSVRPIALASCILFVIYTQNLSARFLLPSFLFAVLALMAVVPRKLAHTLTIVAAIASWPAVASVYSGSGVALDGWPYQAALGMESQQSYLRRTMPIYEFAEFARKHIPRDARVFDCAGLPSYYSGAVTQQFWQTSEMWSLYRILLDAMPQKARDRVGLQFASHDVRYLTLAAGPSAGVPWAADFMKEPEAWGFRLVGSVGDYRLYAVR from the coding sequence ATGATCGCCGCACTCACTTCCATCGCCTCAGCACTTTTCGTCTGCGCGGCCTGTTACTGCACCGGGCGCATCGTGACACCTGGGCGGCCTTTCCCCTGGCCGGTCCGCATGGTGCTGGGCATGGCCGTTCTGAGCTGCATTTTCTTTTTCCTGTTGGAGAGCGGACTAGGCTATCCGCCTGCCTTCATCCTGGTTGGCGTAGCAGCTATCGGTGGCTTTGCCGCTGTCATTGGCCCTCGTGTCGGGCCAAGGCAGATCAGCTTTCCGGTGCCCGTGCTTGTCATGCTTGGCGTCTACGCCGTCCTCTATGGGATGCATGCCCTCGCCCCGGAAACCGGCTACGATGCGACCGGTTACCATCTCGGACTGCCGATGGAATGGCTCAGAAACGGCGGCTTCCCGAATCGCATTGGATTCTATGAACTGCTGCCTCAGGGCATGGAGACCATCTATGGGTTCGCGCTTTCGCTCAACGCAGATTCTGTCGCCCCAGCGCTGGTCCATTTTGCCTGCCTCTTCGCTACTGTGGCTCTGCTCCTCTCAGTCGGCAAGAAGTTGGAGTTGCCGACATGGGCCGCTCCCTGTACCTCAGTCGTCTTCGTGGCCTGCCCGTCAGTGGGCGTAAGCGCCACGAGTGCGTACACCGATATTGCGTTCGTGCTGGCTACCCTTGTGACGTTCTACCTGGTGCTCGACCTGTGGCCGGATTCGTCGCCGGCGTCCTGGGCACTGGCGGGCGTCGCAGCCGGTTTCTGCTATTCCGTGAAATTACCCGGCCTGGTGGTGCCAGCAGCCATCATCATCGTTCTCCTAATAAAGAGAAGACTGCCGGAACTGGCGGGCTTTGCCGCCGGGGCTTTTATGATTGCCGCCCCCTGGATGGGGCGAGCCCTCTTTTCTACCTGGAATCCTGTTGCTCCGATGCTCAACACGGTCTTTCGGAACATCTGGTTTTCTCCCGAAACCGATTCGTACTTGAGAGGTGTGTTTCAGTTTTTGTCGCCTAACGGTCTTCGCGAGTTCAGCGTCCTCGACGACATCGCGTTCCACGGAAGTCGTCTGGGCCTTATTGGGCCTATTGTGATCGCCGCGCCGCTGGGCCTGCTTGGCCTGTGGAAGAAGAGCGTCCGGCCGATTGCCCTGGCGAGTTGCATCCTGTTCGTGATCTACACTCAGAACCTGAGTGCACGATTCCTCCTGCCCTCGTTCCTGTTCGCAGTTCTTGCCCTGATGGCGGTCGTGCCCCGCAAGTTGGCGCACACCCTGACAATTGTGGCTGCCATCGCCAGCTGGCCCGCTGTTGCCTCTGTGTATTCCGGTTCCGGCGTCGCTCTCGATGGATGGCCCTACCAGGCCGCACTAGGAATGGAGAGCCAACAGTCCTATTTGCGCCGGACAATGCCCATCTACGAATTTGCTGAGTTTGCCCGAAAACATATCCCTCGTGATGCGAGGGTCTTCGATTGCGCAGGTCTGCCAAGCTACTACTCCGGCGCGGTGACTCAGCAGTTCTGGCAGACCTCGGAAATGTGGTCGTTGTACCGGATCCTATTGGACGCCATGCCGCAGAAGGCGCGCGACAGGGTCGGCCTCCAGTTTGCCAGCCACGATGTGCGATACCTTACGCTGGCGGCGGGTCCGTCGGCCGGGGTGCCGTGGGCTGCGGACTTCATGAAGGAGCCAGAAGCGTGGGGCTTCCGCCTGGTGGGCAGCGTAGGGGACTACCGACTGTATGCCGTCCGTTGA
- a CDS encoding TonB-dependent receptor plug domain-containing protein: protein MNPLYWRPGQNSSLTIGGNRPNANYFLIDGAVNTDPTFNTQNLSLSPDAVREFQVQTGSYSAELGGAGGGQINIITKSGTSKYHGTAYEFLRNGAMDAHSFNEDPGGKFLVQNNFGASLGGPLVGSKTFFFANYEGLRRVKAITSIGTVPMEEEAAGDFSGAGVDIFNPFSQRANPDYDPSKPVSKTNPQNLRDPFPCNVIRSGLLNSAAQVMLNRYVPRPNTMDMGAMIMDGVPSVVGAGKDSNNFLDQRNQRSTNDQGTLRVDRVFDQAGKITARFSAGAEHGFTPQNLPGFGLFHDNLSQNANIGWTRVLSSNLVTTALIAYSRLSMTHSEENAGVNNIIGELGIQGVGFGGARAWGAPYFNV from the coding sequence ATGAACCCGCTCTACTGGCGTCCGGGCCAAAACTCTTCGCTGACGATCGGCGGCAACCGCCCCAACGCGAACTACTTCCTCATTGACGGCGCCGTCAATACCGACCCGACCTTCAATACACAGAACCTCAGCCTCTCGCCCGACGCGGTCCGCGAGTTCCAGGTCCAGACCGGAAGCTACTCGGCCGAGCTGGGCGGCGCCGGGGGCGGCCAGATTAATATCATCACCAAGAGCGGCACGTCGAAGTATCACGGAACCGCCTATGAGTTCCTGCGCAACGGCGCCATGGACGCGCATAGCTTCAACGAGGATCCCGGGGGGAAGTTCCTCGTCCAGAACAATTTCGGTGCGTCTCTCGGCGGCCCTCTCGTCGGCAGCAAGACATTCTTCTTCGCCAACTACGAAGGGCTGCGCCGAGTGAAGGCCATCACCTCCATCGGCACGGTACCCATGGAGGAGGAAGCGGCCGGTGATTTCAGCGGCGCCGGCGTGGATATCTTCAATCCCTTCAGCCAGCGCGCCAACCCAGACTACGATCCCTCCAAGCCGGTCAGCAAGACCAATCCACAGAACCTCCGCGACCCCTTCCCCTGCAACGTGATCCGTTCGGGTCTTCTGAACTCCGCCGCCCAGGTCATGTTGAACCGCTATGTGCCGCGCCCCAACACCATGGACATGGGCGCCATGATCATGGATGGAGTGCCTTCCGTCGTCGGCGCCGGCAAGGACTCCAACAACTTCCTGGATCAACGCAACCAGCGCAGCACCAACGATCAGGGCACGCTTCGTGTCGACCGCGTGTTCGACCAGGCCGGCAAGATCACCGCCCGTTTCTCCGCGGGAGCGGAGCACGGATTCACACCCCAGAATCTGCCCGGCTTCGGCCTCTTCCACGACAACCTCTCGCAGAACGCCAACATCGGCTGGACGCGCGTCCTATCGTCCAACCTCGTCACCACAGCATTGATCGCCTACTCGCGTCTCTCCATGACCCATTCGGAAGAGAACGCCGGCGTCAACAACATCATCGGCGAACTGGGCATTCAGGGTGTCGGCTTCGGGGGCGCGCGTGCGTGGGGCGCACCCTACTTCAACGTCTAA
- a CDS encoding DUF1549 and DUF1553 domain-containing protein, whose translation MKLWAGLAIVGLLAAAEYHGDTDKDRARVLARRNWWSFQKVVRPEPPKLNSPWVRTPIDAFILEALRAKALQPSAAEDKLRLLRRVTLDVTGLPPKPAEATAFLNDKRADAYERLVDRLMASPQYGERWAQRWLDVARYADTNGFEHDLERTHAWRYRDYVVRSFNAGKPYDVFLKEQIAGDEIWPGQPDPQIAVGFHRAGPEHLTGGNQDVEQNRQEVLVEMTAGVSNVFLGLTMNCARCHNHKFDPILQTDYYRLQAVFAGTEGKEVPLASAEEKARYDAAQKAYKDRLKPIQDEITAIEKPYKDAIVAERRAKLEPAVQALLDVPKDKLSEADREKQKNAKDQITPSWDEVLARVSKPELERRTALRRQLHVIELDEPPPPAAAYAVVDREKPEDTNVLKVGDHRMKLGTVPPGLPLVLTSLPVPLTAAGRRTALAEWLAQPDHPLTARVMVNRIWQFRMGRGIVGTPNDFGVMGERPTNPKLLDWLASEFVSKGWSVKAIDRLILLSSVYRQSAARDAAPEAVDPENKLYWRMNKRRLEGEAIRDSVLAVSGMLNPEMGGPPIRVPIEKEVYDSIFTEYENDNLWPLPKDRAQIYRRSLYLLNKRTVRLPMLANFDQPDAMTSCAYRPVSTHALQALSMINSDFMAEQSAAFAKRVAQAGPASTRVQRAYQLALARAPKASETAMARDFFTKGGTLQEFCLALLNRNEFIYIP comes from the coding sequence ATGAAACTCTGGGCTGGGCTGGCTATCGTCGGACTTCTGGCCGCCGCCGAATATCACGGCGACACCGACAAGGATCGCGCCCGCGTGCTCGCCCGCCGCAACTGGTGGTCGTTCCAAAAAGTCGTTCGTCCCGAACCACCCAAGCTGAACAGTCCGTGGGTCCGCACACCGATCGACGCATTCATCCTGGAAGCGCTGCGAGCTAAGGCGCTGCAGCCATCCGCCGCCGAAGACAAGCTCCGGTTGCTGCGCCGTGTGACGCTCGACGTCACCGGACTGCCGCCGAAGCCCGCGGAGGCCACGGCTTTTCTGAATGACAAGCGCGCGGACGCCTACGAACGTCTAGTCGACCGGCTGATGGCGTCACCGCAGTACGGAGAGCGCTGGGCTCAACGCTGGCTGGATGTCGCCCGCTATGCCGACACTAACGGGTTTGAGCACGACCTGGAGCGGACACACGCCTGGCGCTATCGCGACTACGTGGTCCGTAGCTTCAATGCGGGCAAGCCCTACGACGTCTTTCTGAAGGAGCAGATCGCCGGCGACGAGATCTGGCCCGGGCAGCCGGATCCGCAGATCGCCGTGGGGTTCCACCGTGCCGGCCCGGAGCATCTGACTGGCGGTAACCAGGACGTGGAACAGAACCGTCAGGAAGTGCTGGTGGAGATGACCGCCGGCGTCAGTAACGTTTTCCTGGGGCTGACCATGAACTGCGCGCGGTGTCACAACCATAAGTTCGATCCCATCCTGCAGACGGATTACTATCGCCTACAGGCGGTCTTCGCGGGCACCGAGGGCAAGGAGGTTCCGCTGGCCAGCGCCGAGGAGAAGGCGAGGTACGACGCAGCCCAGAAGGCCTATAAGGACAGGCTGAAGCCCATCCAGGACGAGATCACGGCCATCGAGAAACCCTATAAGGACGCGATCGTGGCCGAACGGCGTGCCAAACTGGAGCCGGCCGTTCAAGCGCTGCTCGACGTGCCCAAGGACAAACTCTCCGAGGCCGACCGCGAGAAGCAGAAGAACGCCAAGGACCAGATCACCCCGTCGTGGGACGAGGTTCTGGCCCGTGTCTCCAAGCCGGAACTCGAACGCCGCACGGCCCTGCGCCGGCAACTGCACGTGATCGAACTGGACGAGCCTCCGCCACCGGCCGCTGCCTATGCCGTGGTGGACCGTGAGAAGCCGGAAGACACGAACGTTCTCAAGGTGGGCGACCACCGCATGAAGCTCGGCACCGTGCCGCCTGGGCTGCCGTTGGTGTTGACGTCCCTGCCCGTACCGCTCACGGCGGCGGGCCGGCGCACCGCCCTGGCCGAGTGGCTCGCCCAGCCCGACCATCCGCTCACGGCGCGCGTCATGGTCAACCGCATCTGGCAGTTCCGCATGGGCCGCGGCATCGTCGGCACACCCAACGACTTTGGCGTGATGGGCGAACGGCCGACGAATCCCAAACTGCTCGACTGGCTGGCATCGGAGTTCGTCTCCAAGGGATGGAGTGTCAAGGCGATTGACCGCCTCATCCTGTTGTCCAGCGTCTATCGCCAGTCGGCCGCTCGGGATGCGGCCCCTGAGGCGGTTGATCCTGAGAACAAGCTCTATTGGCGCATGAACAAGCGACGGCTGGAAGGGGAGGCTATTCGTGACTCCGTACTCGCTGTCAGCGGAATGCTCAACCCGGAGATGGGCGGGCCGCCTATTCGCGTGCCCATTGAGAAGGAGGTGTATGACTCCATCTTCACCGAGTATGAGAACGACAACCTGTGGCCGCTGCCCAAGGACCGCGCGCAGATCTACCGCCGCTCGCTCTACCTGCTGAACAAGCGGACTGTGCGACTACCCATGCTGGCCAACTTCGATCAGCCCGATGCGATGACCTCATGCGCCTACCGGCCTGTCTCGACGCACGCGCTGCAGGCACTCTCGATGATCAACAGCGACTTCATGGCCGAGCAATCCGCAGCGTTTGCCAAACGTGTCGCCCAGGCCGGGCCTGCCTCAACTCGCGTCCAGCGCGCGTATCAGCTCGCTCTGGCCCGAGCTCCGAAGGCATCGGAGACCGCGATGGCGCGGGACTTCTTCACGAAGGGAGGAACGCTCCAGGAGTTCTGCCTGGCGCTGTTGAACCGCAATGAGTTCATCTACATCCCCTGA
- a CDS encoding glycosyl hydrolase: MWKHFASSLLLAMSAVGQPALLSPTPAPCGPVNPNATPEARSLLKKLCALSGKSILSGQHNFPNHRSQHSDQLAAKVGKYPYVWGSDFGFTGGDDKDSIAGRDGMIEEAKKQYAAGSIITLMWHAVRPIDEEPVAAGSGWRGSVQAKLTDDQWAALTTPGTELNRRWLAQVDVVAGYLKRLQEARIPVLWRPYHENNGNWFWWGGRKGENGFPALYRMTWERLVNFHRLDNLIWVWNENAHTGRATSPYYDFFPGLQYVDVLATDVYGEFKQSYYDDLVALASGKPVALGEVGAPPSAEVLTNQPRWVWFMGWSDIFDRRAGDAHRALFDDARTLSRGMVLPGQ; encoded by the coding sequence ATGTGGAAACACTTTGCCTCGTCTCTGCTCCTGGCTATGAGCGCCGTTGGCCAGCCGGCGCTGCTCTCGCCGACGCCGGCACCGTGTGGGCCGGTCAATCCGAATGCGACTCCAGAGGCGCGGTCTCTTCTGAAGAAGCTGTGCGCGCTTTCCGGCAAGTCGATCCTCTCGGGCCAGCACAACTTCCCGAACCACCGTTCGCAGCACAGCGACCAACTGGCCGCCAAGGTGGGCAAGTATCCGTATGTCTGGGGCTCGGACTTCGGCTTCACGGGCGGCGACGACAAGGACTCGATTGCGGGCCGCGACGGCATGATTGAAGAGGCGAAGAAGCAGTACGCAGCGGGTTCCATCATTACGTTGATGTGGCATGCCGTCCGCCCCATCGACGAGGAACCGGTGGCGGCCGGCAGCGGTTGGCGAGGCAGTGTGCAAGCGAAGTTGACCGACGACCAGTGGGCGGCTCTCACAACGCCGGGCACCGAGCTCAATCGCCGCTGGCTGGCTCAAGTCGACGTCGTCGCCGGCTACCTAAAGCGGCTGCAGGAGGCCAGGATTCCGGTACTGTGGCGGCCCTATCACGAGAACAACGGCAACTGGTTCTGGTGGGGCGGGCGCAAGGGGGAGAACGGCTTCCCCGCCCTCTACCGCATGACCTGGGAGCGCCTGGTGAACTTCCACCGGCTCGACAATCTCATCTGGGTCTGGAACGAGAACGCCCACACCGGCCGCGCCACCAGCCCCTATTACGACTTCTTCCCCGGTCTGCAATACGTCGACGTACTGGCCACCGACGTCTATGGCGAGTTCAAGCAAAGCTACTACGACGACCTGGTGGCGCTGGCCTCGGGTAAGCCGGTGGCACTGGGCGAGGTGGGCGCGCCGCCCTCGGCCGAGGTGCTGACGAATCAGCCGCGCTGGGTGTGGTTCATGGGCTGGTCGGATATTTTCGACCGTCGCGCCGGGGACGCGCACAGGGCACTGTTTGACGATGCGCGGACGCTATCGCGCGGCATGGTTCTCCCTGGCCAGTAA
- a CDS encoding ABC-F family ATP-binding cassette domain-containing protein encodes MRHRRPAAFILVWFPMISFSNVNKQYGKQLIFVEASYQLNPSEKVGLVGPNGSGKTTLFRMIVGEEFPDEGEVSIPKKLTIGYFRQDVEEMKGRSVLDEAIAGSGRVGDLHHELEALNHALGDPEQMDDMDRILARFGEVQEEYEHLGGYTIEAQAREVLNGLGFQDEQIDGDVGALSGGWKMRVALARVLLGKPDILLMDEPTNHLDIESIIWLEQFLKSLPSTLLMTSHDREFMNRIVTKIVEIDAGEIVSYSGNYDFYERERAIREANQQAAFTRQQAMLAKQQRFIDRFKTHAAKAAQVQSRIKSLDKIERIELPRKRQVVKFEFRVPPRSGDQVAVVENLYKSYGSRVIYQGLNFTVRRGERWAVMGRNGAGKTTLLRMIAGALQPDEGSVRLGASLKMGYFAQQSLDVLDYDLTVIEQLQRDFPLDGLGALRTLAGAFQFCGDDVEKPIRALSGGEKSRLAMARMLYDPPNFLVLDEPTNHLDLATKEMLVDALKEFEGTMIFVSHDRTFLRGLGSRVLELSGDEGDRNPHIYPGSYVEYVERTGHEAPGIHS; translated from the coding sequence GTGCGACACCGCCGTCCGGCGGCGTTCATCCTTGTCTGGTTCCCGATGATCTCTTTCTCCAACGTCAATAAACAGTACGGCAAGCAACTCATCTTCGTTGAAGCCTCCTATCAGCTCAATCCGAGCGAGAAGGTGGGTCTGGTAGGCCCGAACGGCTCCGGCAAGACCACGCTCTTTCGGATGATCGTTGGCGAGGAGTTCCCCGACGAAGGGGAGGTCTCGATCCCCAAGAAACTGACCATCGGCTACTTCCGGCAGGACGTCGAGGAGATGAAGGGGCGATCGGTCCTTGACGAGGCAATCGCGGGCAGCGGGCGTGTCGGTGACCTCCACCATGAACTGGAGGCGCTCAACCATGCCCTGGGCGATCCCGAACAGATGGACGACATGGACCGCATTCTGGCCCGTTTCGGCGAGGTCCAGGAGGAGTACGAGCACCTGGGCGGGTACACGATCGAGGCGCAGGCCCGCGAAGTCCTGAATGGTCTGGGCTTCCAGGACGAACAGATCGACGGGGACGTCGGAGCCCTTTCCGGTGGCTGGAAGATGCGTGTCGCGCTGGCCCGCGTGCTGTTGGGCAAGCCCGACATCCTGCTGATGGACGAGCCGACCAACCACCTGGACATCGAGTCGATCATCTGGCTGGAGCAGTTCCTCAAATCGCTACCCAGCACCCTGCTGATGACCTCGCACGACCGTGAGTTCATGAACCGCATCGTCACCAAGATCGTCGAGATCGACGCCGGAGAGATCGTGTCCTACTCGGGCAACTACGACTTCTACGAGCGCGAGCGCGCCATCCGCGAGGCCAACCAGCAAGCGGCCTTCACGCGCCAGCAGGCGATGCTCGCCAAGCAGCAACGCTTCATCGACCGATTCAAGACGCATGCCGCCAAGGCGGCCCAGGTGCAGAGCCGCATCAAGTCGCTCGACAAGATCGAGCGTATCGAACTACCGAGGAAACGGCAGGTGGTGAAGTTCGAGTTCCGTGTCCCGCCGCGCTCCGGCGACCAGGTGGCGGTGGTCGAGAACTTGTACAAGAGCTACGGCTCGCGCGTCATCTACCAGGGGCTCAACTTCACGGTGCGGCGCGGCGAGCGGTGGGCCGTGATGGGCCGCAATGGCGCGGGCAAAACGACGCTGCTGAGGATGATTGCGGGCGCCCTGCAACCGGATGAAGGCTCGGTGCGTCTGGGGGCAAGCCTCAAAATGGGCTACTTCGCCCAGCAGTCGCTGGATGTGCTCGACTACGACCTCACGGTGATCGAACAGTTGCAGCGCGACTTCCCGCTGGACGGCCTGGGTGCGCTACGCACTCTCGCCGGCGCGTTTCAGTTCTGCGGCGACGATGTGGAGAAGCCCATCCGCGCCCTATCCGGCGGCGAGAAGTCGCGTCTCGCCATGGCGCGGATGCTCTACGATCCGCCCAACTTCCTCGTGTTGGACGAGCCTACGAACCACCTGGACCTGGCCACGAAAGAGATGCTGGTGGACGCCCTCAAGGAGTTCGAAGGTACGATGATCTTCGTCTCCCACGACCGCACGTTCCTGCGCGGTCTAGGGTCGCGCGTGCTGGAATTGAGCGGCGACGAGGGCGACCGCAACCCCCATATCTATCCGGGGTCCTATGTCGAATATGTCGAGCGGACCGGCCATGAAGCGCCCGGCATTCACTCCTGA
- a CDS encoding glycosyltransferase, with amino-acid sequence MIPRVAFFTDSFHEVNGVALTSRSLHEFARRRAYPFLSVHFAPSASFTRDGEFWTAEFARSAWRLGLERDLSFDLLCPRHKQRMAELLREFEPDVIHATGPGDAGMLAAWLAYDLKVPLVLSWHTNVHEYAGRRLRRMLRGVPAGLVNHADVWGERAALSLSCRFYQLARVLLAPTPELCTLLHQRTGRPVRLMTRGSDTVGFGPSFRVRRDDDGQVVLGFVGRLSPEKNVRLLARVEDALERVMPGRYSFLIVGDGSERAWLEARLRRATFTGILRGQALAQAYADMDVFVFPSETDTYGNVVVEAMASGVPAVVTGRGGPKFLVRPGETGLIGHGAEEFIEQVMRLAGEDALRRTMRSAARSFAESQSWDRVFEGVYAAYGEALQGATVEERSVRGPGPAAVFDEI; translated from the coding sequence GTGATCCCTCGCGTCGCGTTCTTCACCGATTCGTTTCACGAAGTCAACGGCGTCGCGTTGACTAGTCGCAGCCTGCACGAGTTCGCGCGCCGGCGGGCGTATCCGTTTCTCTCGGTTCACTTTGCGCCGTCGGCGAGCTTCACCAGAGACGGCGAGTTCTGGACCGCCGAGTTTGCACGCAGTGCCTGGCGGCTGGGGCTCGAGCGGGATCTCTCCTTCGACCTGCTATGCCCCAGGCACAAGCAGCGGATGGCCGAACTGCTGCGGGAGTTCGAGCCGGACGTGATCCACGCCACCGGTCCCGGCGACGCTGGGATGCTGGCGGCGTGGCTGGCGTATGACTTGAAGGTGCCGCTGGTGCTGTCATGGCACACCAACGTCCATGAGTACGCGGGACGCCGGCTGCGGCGCATGTTGCGGGGGGTGCCTGCCGGACTGGTGAACCACGCGGACGTGTGGGGTGAACGCGCGGCATTGAGCCTGTCCTGCCGCTTCTATCAACTGGCGCGAGTCCTGCTGGCGCCGACTCCGGAGCTCTGCACACTGTTGCATCAGCGCACCGGGCGGCCGGTACGTCTGATGACCCGTGGAAGCGATACGGTTGGATTCGGCCCTTCCTTCAGGGTCCGGAGGGACGACGACGGCCAGGTGGTCTTGGGGTTTGTCGGGCGGCTCTCGCCGGAGAAGAACGTCCGGTTGCTGGCGCGTGTGGAAGACGCGCTGGAGCGTGTGATGCCAGGCCGGTATTCATTCTTGATCGTGGGTGACGGCAGTGAGCGGGCTTGGTTGGAGGCGCGGCTGCGCCGGGCCACATTCACAGGCATCCTGCGCGGCCAGGCGCTGGCGCAAGCATACGCGGATATGGACGTGTTCGTGTTCCCGTCCGAGACCGACACCTACGGCAACGTGGTCGTCGAGGCGATGGCCTCCGGAGTGCCCGCCGTGGTGACGGGCCGGGGTGGTCCGAAGTTCCTGGTACGGCCCGGCGAGACAGGGCTGATTGGGCATGGAGCCGAAGAATTCATCGAACAGGTGATGCGATTGGCCGGGGAGGACGCGTTGCGCCGGACGATGAGAAGTGCGGCTCGATCGTTCGCTGAAAGCCAGTCATGGGATCGGGTGTTTGAGGGCGTGTACGCGGCGTATGGTGAGGCACTGCAGGGCGCTACGGTCGAGGAGAGATCGGTTCGTGGCCCGGGACCGGCGGCGGTGTTCGACGAGATCTGA
- a CDS encoding DUF1501 domain-containing protein: protein MSSSTSPDSGDHRPVARSRRNVLLDAAHGFGAIALQSLLVKEGKAEARVNPLAAKPPHFPAKAKSVIFLYMVGAPSQMDTFDPKPSLKKYEGQKLPESYGKIQSQFTDGSTPILSSPWAFQQHGQSGAWVSSLFPNLARCVDDMCFVRSFHTDSVVHAPAMYHVHSGRILMGYPSLGAWVTYGLGTESENLPAYVVLPQPEGTPEGGTPCWGAGFLPAVHQGTVLRPGATPILNLQPPPGVTQERQRATLDLLQKMNDLDTEATDSEMGARIASYELAFRMQRYAPEAVDLSKEPEHVRKLYGLDQPRTADFGARCLLARRMVERGVRFVQLYSGGGPVSTQWDAHKDLVENHEKMCGMTDQPIAALLTDLKQRGLLDSTLIIWGSEFGRLPMSQSGNGRDHNPHGFTMWFAGGGAKAGRTIGSTDEFGLNAQEEPYSMRDFHATILHLLGLDQNQLWYLHNGRQEKLTDFGGNVIQRVVA from the coding sequence ATGAGTTCATCTACATCCCCTGATTCCGGCGATCATCGGCCCGTGGCGCGGTCACGCCGCAATGTTCTGTTGGACGCCGCCCATGGCTTCGGCGCTATTGCCCTCCAAAGCCTGCTGGTGAAGGAAGGCAAGGCGGAGGCGCGAGTGAATCCACTGGCCGCCAAGCCGCCCCACTTTCCGGCCAAAGCCAAGTCGGTGATCTTTCTCTACATGGTGGGCGCGCCCAGCCAGATGGACACCTTTGACCCGAAGCCATCGCTGAAGAAGTATGAAGGCCAGAAGCTGCCGGAGAGCTACGGCAAGATTCAGAGCCAGTTCACCGACGGCAGTACACCGATTCTCTCGTCGCCCTGGGCGTTTCAGCAGCACGGGCAATCGGGCGCGTGGGTCTCGTCGCTCTTCCCAAACCTTGCACGCTGCGTGGACGATATGTGCTTCGTCCGCAGCTTTCACACCGACAGTGTCGTGCACGCGCCCGCCATGTATCACGTGCACTCGGGCCGGATCCTGATGGGCTACCCGTCGCTGGGCGCCTGGGTGACCTATGGCCTGGGCACGGAGTCGGAGAATCTGCCGGCATATGTCGTGCTGCCACAGCCCGAGGGCACACCGGAAGGCGGCACTCCGTGCTGGGGCGCCGGTTTCCTGCCCGCCGTACATCAAGGCACCGTGCTGCGGCCCGGAGCGACTCCGATCCTGAACCTGCAGCCGCCGCCCGGTGTGACGCAAGAGCGGCAGCGCGCCACGCTCGACCTGCTGCAGAAGATGAACGATCTCGATACCGAAGCGACGGATTCCGAGATGGGCGCGCGTATTGCCTCGTATGAGCTGGCCTTTCGCATGCAGCGTTACGCGCCGGAAGCCGTCGACCTCTCCAAGGAACCGGAGCACGTGCGCAAGCTCTACGGCCTGGACCAGCCACGGACAGCCGATTTCGGCGCGCGATGCCTGCTAGCCCGGCGTATGGTGGAGCGAGGCGTCCGCTTCGTCCAGCTCTACTCCGGTGGCGGCCCCGTCTCCACACAATGGGACGCCCACAAGGATCTGGTCGAGAATCACGAGAAGATGTGCGGCATGACGGACCAGCCCATCGCCGCCCTGCTGACGGATCTGAAGCAGCGCGGTTTGCTGGACTCCACGTTGATCATCTGGGGCAGCGAGTTCGGACGGCTGCCGATGTCGCAGTCAGGTAACGGCCGCGACCACAACCCGCACGGCTTTACGATGTGGTTTGCAGGAGGTGGCGCGAAAGCCGGGCGCACCATCGGTTCGACGGATGAATTCGGGCTGAATGCGCAGGAAGAGCCTTACTCGATGCGGGATTTCCACGCCACGATCCTGCACCTGCTGGGGCTCGATCAGAACCAGTTGTGGTATCTCCACAACGGGCGCCAGGAGAAATTGACGGACTTCGGCGGCAACGTCATCCAGCGCGTGGTGGCCTGA